Proteins from a single region of Nakamurella deserti:
- a CDS encoding YciI family protein — translation MARYLMLKHYRGAPAAVNDVPMEEWTGDEITAHLRYMDDFAARLEATGEFVDSQALAAEGTFVRYDGEGRPPVTDGPFAETKDLIAGWMIVDVDSWDRALELAGELSAAPGAGGRPIHEWLELRPLMSAPTTTGE, via the coding sequence ATGGCCAGGTACCTGATGCTCAAGCACTACCGCGGCGCCCCGGCGGCGGTGAACGACGTGCCGATGGAGGAGTGGACCGGGGACGAGATCACCGCGCACCTGCGGTACATGGACGACTTCGCCGCCCGGTTGGAGGCCACCGGCGAGTTCGTCGACAGTCAGGCGCTCGCCGCGGAGGGCACGTTCGTGCGCTACGACGGTGAGGGCCGCCCGCCCGTGACCGACGGCCCGTTCGCCGAGACCAAGGACCTGATCGCGGGGTGGATGATCGTCGACGTCGACAGCTGGGACCGGGCTCTGGAGCTCGCCGGCGAGCTGTCCGCTGCGCCGGGCGCCGGCGGCCGGCCGATCCACGAGTGGCTGGAGCTGCGGCCGCTGATGTCGGCGCCGACCACCACGGGCGAGTGA
- a CDS encoding DUF6596 domain-containing protein, whose translation MDEDLLRQIVPAVLAVLVRRGADFATAEDAVQEALVEALRTWPADPPRDPRGWLVTVAWRRFLDVRRADTARRRREALVDEEPPPGPAVDADDTLQLYFLCAHPSLAPGSAVALTLRAVGGLTTRQIARAYLVPEATMAQRISRAKRTVAGIRFDRPGDVATVLRVLYLVFNEGYSGDVDLAAEAIRLTRRLAAGVDHPEVAGLLALMVLHHARRAARFAPDGSPVPLADQDRGRWDTAAIADGVVLLQAALARDRLGEFQAQAAIAALHADAPSADETDWVQIVGWYDELLRLTGSPVVRLNRAVAVGEADGPRAGLAALAEVADDVPRRVAAQAHLTERAGDRAAAARLYAEAARRAPTLAERTHLTRQAARLHAGTHPPG comes from the coding sequence GTGGACGAGGACCTGCTGCGCCAGATCGTCCCCGCGGTGCTGGCCGTCCTCGTCCGCCGCGGCGCCGACTTCGCCACCGCCGAGGACGCCGTGCAGGAGGCGCTGGTGGAAGCGCTGCGGACGTGGCCGGCCGACCCGCCCCGCGACCCCCGCGGCTGGCTGGTCACGGTGGCGTGGCGGCGCTTCCTCGACGTCCGGCGGGCCGACACCGCCCGCCGGCGTCGGGAGGCGCTGGTCGACGAGGAGCCCCCGCCGGGTCCGGCCGTCGACGCCGACGACACCCTGCAGCTGTACTTCCTGTGCGCGCATCCGTCGCTGGCTCCGGGGTCGGCGGTGGCTCTGACGCTGCGCGCCGTCGGCGGACTGACCACCCGGCAGATCGCCCGGGCGTACCTGGTGCCGGAGGCGACCATGGCGCAGCGGATCAGCCGGGCGAAACGCACGGTGGCCGGGATCCGGTTCGACCGACCCGGTGACGTGGCGACCGTGCTGCGCGTGCTGTACCTGGTGTTCAACGAGGGCTACTCCGGCGACGTCGATCTCGCGGCGGAGGCGATCCGGCTGACACGGCGGCTGGCCGCCGGCGTCGACCACCCCGAGGTGGCCGGGCTGCTGGCGTTGATGGTGCTGCACCACGCCCGGCGGGCCGCCCGGTTCGCGCCCGACGGCAGCCCGGTGCCGCTGGCCGACCAGGACCGGGGCCGCTGGGACACCGCCGCGATCGCCGACGGGGTGGTGCTGCTGCAGGCCGCGCTGGCCCGCGACCGGCTCGGCGAGTTCCAGGCCCAGGCGGCCATCGCCGCGCTGCACGCCGACGCTCCGTCGGCCGACGAGACCGATTGGGTGCAGATCGTGGGGTGGTACGACGAACTGCTGCGGTTGACCGGCAGCCCGGTGGTGAGGCTGAACCGGGCGGTGGCGGTGGGGGAGGCGGACGGGCCCCGGGCGGGACTGGCGGCGCTGGCCGAGGTCGCCGACGACGTCCCCCGCCGGGTCGCGGCCCAGGCCCATCTGACCGAGCGGGCCGGCGACCGGGCGGCCGCCGCCCGGTTGTACGCCGAGGCCGCCCGCCGGGCGCCGACCCTGGCCGAACGGACACACCTCACCCGGCAGGCCGCACGACTCCACGCCGGCACCCACCCGCCGGGGTGA